In Lolium rigidum isolate FL_2022 chromosome 7, APGP_CSIRO_Lrig_0.1, whole genome shotgun sequence, the DNA window CGACGACGGGCGGAGATGGGCGGAGATGGAGCAGAGCaggtggaaggcggcggcggccgacgcgctgCTCGCTGGCGCTGGCGCTGCGGGCGGGCGGACGAGATGTTGTTGCCGGCTTCCAGCTGCAGCGCTGCTGCTGCGAGCGGGGCggcgccggccgcgtcggccacgggcggAGGTGGGCCTGGCCGCGGGcggggcggaggtcgccggggcgGGCCAGAGCTCGTCGGGCTGATTCATGGCCAACTCGACGCGCTCGCCCCTTTGTGCCGCGCCGCGGGACTACGACGCCCTGGACATCGTGCGCGCGTTGATGCCTTCCACGCcagcggcgcgaccagggcttgCTCGGGCTACGGCCGCAACGACGCCTACCCCGTGCCGCCGGAGGGGTACCAGGTCAAGAAGCCGCCGCCCCTGGTCGTCGTGCGCGCGTCGATGTGCTCCTGCGCGAGGCGCTCGTCCGGCCAAGGTCGCCGTGCTGCGCGTGGCGAGGGGCTCGTCGGCCAAGGTCGCCTCTGCCTGCCACGCGTGCGTGTTGGCGCGGAGGTCGCCGGGCCAGGGACAGAGGCCGCCAGGCCGGGGCTCGACGGGGCGGAGTTGGCTCGGGCTGGTTGTTGCCCAACTAGTACTAGTATGGCTAGAGAAGATGAACACTAGTTTGGGTCTCACTGCGCGTTGGGGAACAAAAAAAAGGCACGGACGTCCTCGTCTATCCGCGTCTCCGAAGGCCGACCCAAACAGCCAAAATCGGACGAtccaacgcgtccgtttgggtcatagcgttggagatgccctaatgccgCTTATATCTGGGATCTTGTTCAGGGGTACAGCTCCTTTGGGTAGTATCAAATGAAGACATGATTAACACATAATAGAGAAAGAATAAGAAGACGAGAGAAGGAAATGAAACCTGGCTCTGCTAGGATTGTACCTTATAAGGATAAGCTGTACTGCATCTCTGAGGATCCCTTCTTGCAACAACAGTCATCAATATTTTGTAGCCGCCATCTTAACTTTTAAGAATAGAGCAGCGGTTGCACTTGCACCATATGATTGCACACAGTTTATTGGGTTCTTGTAAAATAGCGACGACTAGATGTTCATTGAACTATGAAGACTCAAAGTATTATGACAATTGAATGCTGCTGAAGGAGTGAGATCCATGACAGCATGGATGCTCTATCTTCCAGGCAAATATTGCTGGCATTTATCATGTAACATAGAATTAGCTTAGATGTAGATAAAGTTGAAAGTTCCTATTCTCTCTCCAACCAGTAGGGAATCAGGTGTAGCTCTTGCTGTTGCCATGTAATAATGTTTTTGTTGTGTCATTGATTGTttattttggccacaaataacagCATCTCAATGGGTTGCATGgaacagttttttttttaaaattctatTCAGAAAGGTTGATTCGAGCCCCTGTAACATaggcatattgtaaacattattccTTTAATTCTATTGGAGGTAAATTGCCATATCACATATTGCAGTATCATAGATCAAGCTAGAAGCCATAACCATAAGATAAAGAAGAGAGTAGCCCGACATACATACCCTGTACAGATAACTTGCGCATGAGTATGTATTGTCTGGAGAAGACGGCGAGACAAATTTTACCAACACTTGAACATAATTGCAGGGTAATTGCAGTGAACTATCCAAAAACAGTTCATCATCACTCTTCAGCATGCCAACGTTTGGATCTTGCACACATAAAGCTTCTGAACAACGTTTAAACCTCCTTATGTAAAACATAACACGGAATAAGTAAATCGTGATGGATGACATGGTATCATTTCAGAAGGATCTGCTCGACTTTTGATGTTTGCACAGGGTACAGCTGATACCAAAAGCCACGAAATACCAAAAGTGCAAACAGCAAGCCCACACCTTAGTTTTCTGGAACATACAAGACTTTCTTAGTGAAGTCATGGTACACGTAAAATTTTAGACATATGTCTGGCTTGGAGAAGCCTACTATCCTCTGGCAGAACTCTTTGGCCATGCTTTCGGTGATTGAGCGATGGAAACTTATTGTCGTTGTTTTTAGTGCTGTTGCCCAACTGAATAATCGTTTGACAAGAGCAAAATCATGTTCAGTTCCTTTCAAgtaactgatttctacttgttgaagGCGATTCAGCACAAGTTCCTCAGTTTTCCAGTTTGGTGTGGATGATCACAGAGGCAACCTGATGCACATGCAGGTTCTGCCTGAAATGGGGGCACACATCAACTTAGTAAGTATAACTGCTACAGCTTGACCACATAGACATGAGAGGAAACTGGAAGATCTATGACTGTATTATTACTTACTTTTTGCGAAGACTACCTTATTACTTATAGATATGTCATTAACAAAATTTACAATAGAGCACCACCTAGAAATTATCTTAAGGCCAACCTATGCAACAAAATGTGCTTATTCTCTGCAAAGTGAAAGTGTATAAAATTTACTCAGATACAGTGCTACCAACAGCCCATATTCAAGAAGATTTCTGATCGACCTTAGGCTTGGTTGGTTACTGATGGAACATTTAGAAAAGCTCATGACATAAGCATAATACTACTATATCCTAAATCCTAACTGTGTTATCAAGATTGAGCCTGCCATGTACAGCATAACTAGGCTAATTTCCCATCCACTGCCATATATTTCCAACATACTGATAATATTCCAAAGTGAAATCTACTACAGACGCAAGTAGAATGCCACTTTTATCAATCCAGAAGAACAAAATGTTATAATCACGAGAGGCATAAACCATATAGTTGCCACATAGGAGTATAAGCTTGGGATCAAAGTACTGGTATCAAACCAACACCTAGAGTACGGCAACTATCAGATAATGCCCCAGGGTGGAAAGAAATGCATGTTGTTTTAAGTGGCACCACTGGTAACTAAAGCAATAGTAAAAAAATTAAGGATAGCCTTACCTCCAAGTCCAGAGAAGAACTAAATATTAGCATCAGCTTTCTTATACTAGTGCACGTCCTGAGAACGTGGAAAGAGCTGGCTCCAAAGGAATGTCCCTTTGCAGTAATAAGCAGGGTCAAGAATGTAAAGTAAGGGAGCCTTGCCATGTCTTCCATCAAGTAGTGATGCTCACCTAAGTCCTCCTGTAGGTTCATGCAAAGTAAAAGTTACAGGTTATGTAACTTCGAAATGGACACATGCATCTCATTTTCCACAAAGCTATTACCATAATTAACAAGTTCACTTCAAATTTCTGTTATAGGATCAGTGGCATACTCCCTGCGTCCATAAAAATATTTATTtgcctaaatttggatgtatctatgcactaaatagtgtctaccttcatcaaaattttgataaagttaagacaaccttttatggacagaggtctcAAGCTAACTAAATTTTAGAGTATGGCTTTATAGTCCGTGAGATGCTGCTAGTGCAGTAGCACCGGTGGACAGATTTTATGTCATTTCctcaaataaagaaaaaaatctAAGCAAGCAAGAATTGTGCCTGGCTATTCTCAAATGGCACAATTATCTTAGACTCCTACCCAAAATAGCACATTCTTTAACCTGAACTCCATATATCTCAAATGGCACCATCATCTTGATGATGTACATGCCACACATACTAGACTACAACCCAAAATGGCACATTATTTAACCTGAACTCCATATCTCAAATGGCACATTCCTTAACTTGAAAGACAATAAGACATGTGTATTCACCTCGATATCTTCTGGCATATAGGCCAGCTCGAGAGTAAGAGTGCTGACATCCTGAAAGTGGCGCAACAGCCTGACGCAGTCGCGATTGTGTTCATAGCCATCTGCTTCATCTACAAGGAAAAAGGTGGCGCCCAGCAATTTCAGCTGCGCCATCTCGCTAAACTGGACAGAGCTTGGATGGTAAGCATCGCTCCAGTGGAGTGACACCAGTTGAGGTGCTGCGATGTCGGCAACAGGTTGACTCGGATCTGAATCATGAGCAAAGCAGTATAACACAATTAACTCTTTGAGTGCTGGTGCCACGATAGTCAGCTGCTGCAATCCACACGATTTCTCCAGCCTTATTTTCAGGAGAGACTCCGAGTGGATGGCAAAATTTCCCAGACCCTGGGCATTGACCACCTGGAGTCTTTGCAAGGATGGACACCGTGGCGAGGAGACGGCGTCACCGATCCCGCAAGGACCATGTAGGTGGAGTTTCTCCAGGTATAAATCGGTGAGCCTGGCAAATACGCCGGAAGGCGGCAGGGTGAGGCTAAGAAACCCTAGAAGGAGCTTCATCTCGGTGGCTCTCTCGAAGCAGGGCAGCTCAAAGGCACCTCTTCCGTCTTCCCCCGCATCGCTCAAAATGATGACATGGAGAAGGCCGGTGAGGCGGCGGGCTGCGATGGGGAGCCAGGTCGCCAGGGAGTCGGGGGAGGCGTGCTCGCTGAAGACGAAGAAATAGAGTTTCCGGAGCGGCGGCGCTTCGTCGTCTGAAATCGCTTCGAGAGCGGCGAGGGCGCCGCGCAGACTGTCTGGGTTGGCGCCAAGGACGAAGTAGAGGTCCGGGAGGAGGGCCCAGAGGCGGCGCCAGCGGCGGGAAAGGACGCTGGTGCGAGCAGCGGTGGTGGTGCTGCCGAGAACGCGAAGGAtgtggagaaggacgtcgtcgggTAGGGCGCTGAGGCAGTCCTCGCTGCAACCGCCGCCGGCGGATAACTCAGCGTGCTCGGCGGCGGTATCCCCCTCGAGGTGCTCCATCTAGGGTGCAGAGACGGGCCGCGACCGAAAGCGGGGGAACTGCGTCTGCTGCGGGAGAGCGGCCGATGAGCagcggaggagcggcggcggattGCGGAACTTGTCCTCGCTGCTGCGAATGGAGATGTGCGAGCGACAACAAGGGTGAGGGGCGGGGGAGGCGGCGGATCGAGGAAGGCGCTGGCCGTGCTGCGAGTGGAGATGCGCCGGCCGTGCTCTAAGCGGCAACAGCGGTgagggagcagcggcggcggagcggcgatGAACCCTAGCAGTGCGGATGCTCGAAGGGGGAGTGGAGTGGCAACAGTAAAATGTACCGAACGAATTCCACCAGTGCAAGTACTAAATGCACTGTAATTTGGTTACTCCACAAAATTGCGAGACCAAAAATGCTACTCCGAAAACAAACTCTAATTGACGCATTTCAACATCGCACAATGCAACAATAATCTAAGCTATAATTATAgtccaaattcaaacaattaagCAAACAAACAAGGGTCCCCAAAGTAAACGACGATTCAGATTACACAACTTAGTGGGAGCTGATGTTCAGGCAATGATGGGGGAAAACCCTAGCTTCTTACACCCCCACCCCtcatcctccgccgtcgccggcgagggccgccgggcaaagcccgcgcggcggGACCTTCGTTTTGAGCTTGCATGCGGCCATGTTAGTGCGTCCGGACGGCGAGCACCTCGGGTGGTGGTGGGCGGATCCCCTCCCTTGGCTGCCGTGTGCTCTTATGGCTGTTGGCTATGGTGTCGTCCTACCCTATCCAATTCGCGTGCGGTGTTGCTGATCAAGTCATGGGCTCAAGTTCGTGGGGATGATGGGGCGTTAGCCCTCAAAGGTGGGCTACGCGGGCTCTATGACGGGCAACGTGGCGGTGGTCTCTCTCTTCAGTCATAGGGATAGCGAGGAGTTGACGGGGATCCTGGTTTTGGCGGTGCTTTGGCTTTGGCAACTCCCAAATCGTGTGTTCGGAAGCCTAACTTGGGGCAGCGGGCGGCTAAGTTCCCGGGTGCGGTGTGCGGATGCTTCCTGGTGAAAGCTCAACGCCTCGGCGCCAACGACCGCGATGTTTGTGGGTGTCGTATCCCTCTtggggcgtcgttgtgggtatccACACTGCGGTACGGCTCCGATTGAAAATCCTAGACCTCGCGGTCTCGACGGCGGTGGAGCGGTGCCTATGGCCTGTAATGTCAGGTAGTTTTGTCATGTCTTCCATCAAGTATCGATTGTTACCTATGGCCTGTAGATCCACAGGATGTAAAGAAAAGGATTACATGAAGAATTTAATGTCCAGGAGTCTTGCCATGTCTTCCATCAAGGTTTGTAGGTAAATCGCAAAAAGAGAGTAAAATATATCACAGTTGAAAAGTTCATCGCCCTCTTGGATAACGAATATggggtgtgctccggtgtcccccccccccccggtgaaCGACGTTCAGGTGGGATACCCGTTCGAGACGGTGGGGCCGTATTAGTCACGTATAATTATACTCCACGTCATTTTCCACATAGATGATCGGATGCCACGTAGATATTGTACGTATCTTTGGTGAAGACGATTTCCGCCGGCCCCACGGCATTAGAATCGGAGTTGGACCCGAAAATTACGTCGATCAGGTGGAGTTGATGCCGGCGATAGGCGGTGGTTACGGGGAAAATATTTGAATCCTTGCGTGTGCGCCATTGCTGGTTCTCCTTAGGGTTTGGAAGGTTCTATCGGGAGGGAGACGGCAGGGACGACGACGTTGGGAACGGCAAGGCGTAGCGGTTTCGTTCGTGTGCGCCATAGCTCGTCCTCGTTAGGGTTTGGAAGGTTCTGTCCATCGGGAGGGAGACGGCAGGGAGGACGACGTTGGGGCGGCAAGGCGTAGCGCACGGCGACGAGGAGTCTGGGCAAggtcggacgtggaggcggaTCCGGCGACGAGGAGTCTGGGGCAAggtcggacgtggaggcgggaagCGGATCTTGCGACGAGGAGGCTGGGCAAggtcggacgtggaggcgggaggTGGATCCGGCGACGAGGAGGCTGGGCAAGGATCGCACGCGGGTTGTTCCTGCTGCTACATGCGGCGTTAGGGTTTTGCGGATCATTGTTGGTTCGTGGTAGGTAATTGATTGTAAAAAGTAATTGCATGTTCATGATTTGGTTGATGTTAGGGTTTGGGTTTCGAGCTCCTTTTTTGAGATGTACTTATTTTGGTTGTTACTTTGAACAGGCGATGGACGTTTCAGATTTGAGTGCAAGTTCAATGGAGTACGAAAGCGGAAATACAGATGAAGAGGAATTCAATATTTCGTCTGCCAACGATAATGCACCTCCCGAAGATGAACAAACTTGTGGAGACGATGATGTCGACGAAAGTGTGAGTGAAACGGAACTACTAGTTTTATTTAGTACTTGCATGTAAGTAGTTAAATACTGATTGTGCTTATTTTTGCTAATAGATGGATGCAGATGGTGTTGATGTAGAAGATGATAATGTAGAGCAAGAAGAAGATGTTGACACTGATAATGTGAGTTTGTAGTAATAATTGTGTGATTGCATAAAAATATGGAATGTCTGATAATGTGAATTGATGTTGACATGGTTTAAAATGCATTAGATTGAGAGTGATGTTGTGGAGGAGCCAACTGATGACGAGAGATTGGACTGTCGTtttgttgatgaggtatgcattttaattttattaggtgatatgtatgtttaatttatatttaaTAACCGAACAATGCATTTTATATAGTTGTGACATGGCCGTTAATATTTCTTGTTTGGTCAGGTCTtagttggcgataattctacttaCGATTATTACGGTGATTCAGACTTGGAGACTATAGAAGAACCTGTTAGAAGAAGACATGTAAGATTTATGAATTTATTCGTTGTATGACTCGCGGCCATGGTGTTAAAAAATGTTTTAAATGTTATCCAATTGTGCATGCAGGTGAAATCAGTTGGTAAGAAAAAGAATGTATCAGAGGATGAAGATGAGAGTGATACAGAAGATAAGAGAAAGTTTTACTGGAAGTAATGGAGAAGACATTTGTGTCTGAGGCAGCTGCTTATACTTTTTATAATGGATATGCTCGACAAGAGGGATTCAGTGTAAGAAAGTTCAAGTTCAAAGAGACTAAGGGTGCTAACAAAATAGTTCGCAGAAGGCGGTTTGTGTGTTCTCGGGAAGGAAAACGTAACAGCAAGTTTCGACTATGGACAACCGCACTCGTAGGTTGAGACCTTTGTCACGTTGCAATTGTAAAGCGGAGTTGGATGTGAAGCTTGATAGAGGTTCGGGGGTTTGGCGAGTTGCAAAATTTGTTTACAAGCACGGTCATAAGTGTGCGGAACCGAGCGACAGCCCATTTTTATGGTCACATAGGAGGATAAAAGATTTCCGGAAAGCGGAGATATTAGCATTGGCAGCAGCTGGGGTTAGGAAGCATGTGATCATGGATACCTTCCTCAGCAAGTATGGTCGGAACACCACTGTTGGGTTTACGAGGAAGGACTTGTACAACATGTGCTGCAGGGAGAAGAGAAAGTTACTTGCGGGTGGTGATGCTAGCTCAGCCATTGCCATGATGGAGAACCGGAGGAAGAAgtttgctgttttttttttgagtacgACGTTGATAGTAAAGGTCGTTTGAAAAGCTTGTTCTGGTGTGATGCTCGGTCCTGGCAGGATTACAATGATTATGGAGACGTACTTGTGTTCGATAGTACATATAAGATGAACCGATATGGTATGCCATTTGTTCCGTTTGTTGGAATTAACAATCACCGGAGGACGACAGTTTTTGCGTGTGCCATCTTATCAGATGAGAAGGAACGCACGTATGTATGGTTACTGATGACTTTTTTGAAAGCTATGTTGCAGCAGAAACCCAAGTCAATAATCACCGATGCCGATAGTGCGATGATTAGAGCTATTCGAAGTGTGTTTCCGGAGCAGTCGCACCGTATTTGTTCATGGCACATTGAAAAGAACATGGCTCGGCACCTAAGTTTCAAGTCGTTGAGTGAGTTTCGGGCTCTGTTGTATTACACGACCACACCGGATATATTCGAGGAAAGATGGCACGCTTTTATCCGGAAATGGCGGACGGAGAAAACACAAACGTGGCTGAAAAGAATGTACAAGAAGAGGAGATTATGGGCAGCGGCGTACCTATCTGAGGGGTTCTGGCTTGGTATGAAAAGCAATCAGCGAAGTGAAAGTCTTAACTCATGTCTTCACCTACACCTAGACTACGGTATGACACTAgtggatttgattttgcactacgAGAATGCTATAGTGCGCATTAGAGAGACGGAGGCAAAAGATGACTGCATCAGTTCACAGACATCACCTGTACCAAGTTACCAATTTGAGGAGAATTGAGAGAGCTGCTGCAAAGGTATTCACTCCGGCAAACTTTTATATATTGCAGCAAGAGATATATAAAATAGAAGGCATTGAGGTTATAGATCAGTATAAGGGAATAGAAGGTGAGATGCAGTTTGTTGTTGCTTGGAAAAAGAGAAAGCATGCAAAGTTTTATGTTGACTATAAACCGGCCAACTCGGATAAATTAGTAGAGTGCAGCTGTCGAAGGATGATCCGGAGGGGACTTCCTTGCAAGCATATTCTGCATGTACTTGATGTGCTGGATTTGGATGAAATACCGGGTTGTTTAGTTCTTCCGCGATTCTCTAAACAAGCTAGGGGTGGCTTGCCGACGAGGCGCACGAGCGATCTATATGATTGGGGTTTTCCCGTAGCGGAGGAGCGACAAAGATTTACCGAGTTGAATGTGTTACAAGCTGAAGCATTGCAAGTTGCATACAAAGATCCACTGTTGTTCGAGCGGACCAAGGCATTTTATGCTGACATTATTTCAAATAAGATGGAGTATGATAATGTACCCAACCGTCCTACAAACTCGCTGAATACTAATGTAAATGAATTGGGTGACCCTGCTCAAGTTGCTGCTCGAGGTGCGCCTAAGAAACGAAAGCGTAGAGATGATGGACAAGGACCCGTGACAATGAATGGAAGGCCATTATCGTATGACGAGCGGGGTAGGGGGATTCAATGTAGCAGATGCAAAAAGGCTGGACACACCAAACGTAGCTTGAAGTGTGACCTGAATCCTAGGTGAGTATAAATTTTTGCTGGCGATCAATTATTTATGCACCCTTTTAAACTTTAGTTATTTACTTTATCATCTGTTTTGTTAATTGCAGGCATGTTGCGCATATGTTTGGAGGTCAGGATGATGAATGACTTATTTAGAAGGACGAACTTGGCACGACATTATGAAGCTTCAGTTGGCATGCCGATATGTGTTATGTAGTCATTGGCTATATGAAGTTGTAGTCATTGCTCATTATGTGCTGTATTTGAAATTTTTTGATGATATTGATATTTTGATGGTGCTATTACTACATTAATTGATGCTGATGATATTTCACAATTTTGATGCATACAAATTGTTGGCAGACCATGGTTTTAAAGTTATGTTATTTAAAGATCTGTTATATGAAGGTGGAGTTGGAATGGTGACATGGGTTTTAAAGGAGATAATTACAAAATCCCACCACAATtgcggctagggtttcaaaaAACCACCGCCTTTCATATTTTTGACAGAAAACCACCAGTTTGATCTAACAGCGTGACAGATACCCACCACATCGCGAAATGAGCTCGGTTTAGCGGGTTAAGCATCAAATTGACAGGTGGGGTCCATAGTCAAGCTGACGTGGCAAGTGTCGCCGTTAACGGAGACAGGTCAAAACGACCCGGCCGGCCCGTGCGTTGGGTCGGTCTGTTCTTTTCTCCCCTTCTCCCATCCGCCGCCGTCGCACGTCCGCCGCCGcaggaacgccgccgccgccatgccgtcgTGGAACGACGGTGAGAGCAGCAGCCAAGACAGTCTGCTCTCTGAGTTCGCACATGGGGCCGATCTGAGCCCAACGTCTCGGGTACGTGttgagctagggttagggtttggtaaaATGTGGGAATTAGTTGATTTACTCTGTTGTATTCGAATTGGTTGCATTTTATCTTGTGATTTAGGTCCCAGAGACCATGTATGACCCGGATTACGCCGGTGTTCATGCTGGGCCGGAGCGCTGCCACCATCACTTGCCGTGCCACAAGTATGTGGCATTCGAGGGGACGAACACGGGCCGGAGGTTCTTGGGCTGTGGATGCAAAGTAGGAACATCtcttcaatatcttgtgcatttaGAAATCCTTGTGCATTGAGAAAATGTTGTGACAGTTCTTGTGTTGTGGATGGATGTAGCAATAGAAAACCTTGTGTCATATTTAGCACCATAGTTTTGAGCCACATTGTTTCATCAACACTTGTACTAAATTAtggaataaaaataatttttaggaAAATATTTGTGAGACAGTATTTTGGGTGGATCAGGAGTGGCCACAATCTCTGAAACATGCATTGCTCCAGTTGTGGCATTCATTTGAGGAGGAAAAGGAAACCAGAATCTCTGGTAATGTAGAGTATGCTACTGCCAATTACCAGCTAGTGCTTGAGAAGAGGGAGCTGGAAAAGAAAAACCTTGAACTGCATAAACAACTTGGTAGCCTGAGTAGTGAGCAAGAAGCAATGGTTGCAAAATCTGCTGCTGAACTTGAGAAGGTTATGAGGGAGAAGGCAGAGCTGCAGATTGCCACTctaaaggaggagaagaagaagctggagTATTACGTTGCAGATCTCTTGAATATTAGAGATAGAAAccagaagaagatgaaggccatACAAGAGATTTGTGCAAGTTGGGAGTGAAGCATGCCACTATGTTGATGTAATAAATGTAGTACATGTTCTATCTCTGAGATTTGTGTAACTGAACCAAGTACTATGTATGTTGTATCACTGTGTGGAGAGATCTCCTGTGTGGAAAGTGTTGTTGTATGAAATAACTGTTGTGTTGGTTACTCCTTATGAAATGCATGGTTTAGTAGCTACATTGTTTGCCAATGTGTTATAATGGATTGAATATGTAGCAGTATGTACATTACAATAGCTAGTGTGTCAAAAATATGAAAgatggtggttttttgaaaccctagccacaattgtggtgggtttttgtaattttctcgttTTAAAGTTATGTGCTGTTGAAATTTTGGTAACATACTTTTATGTGAAACGGATCCATCGGACAGGGTACTGGGCCGCAAGGCCAGGCTGCATTACAGATGGTCTGTCGATGCTACTATGGTTGATGCATATTTGTCATATAAGTGCTGTTGAAATTTTGGTAACATACTTTTTTGTGTCACACTAGTAGCTTAATATATAGATCAATCACACTAGTAGATCAATCACACTAGTAGCTTAATATATAGATGAATACTTAAAatcacacaatcacagtacttgccAACCGTACTTAAATGTCATACATATAGATTCACAGAAGCCGAGATTGACACAAGTCGGGAAACCTTCTACGGGACTAAAACCCAACCTATGATCACTGCTGCTTTATCTACTTAGTAAATCTCTTGGAGATCCGGACAACCTTCGTTTTCACCGTCTCTAACAGATTTGAAGTTGCTAGAACTATCTGCGCGTTAATGAGGTTCCTTGATCCGTTTATCATCTCCTGCAAACAATAGGCATCGGTTATTCATTTTTTGTACCACGGAACAAAGGTGTTTGGTCACCATGTAGAATATCAGTACCTGTgatatttctttattccatttatCTCCATCCCAATGTTCCATGCATTGAAGAACAAATAAGCCACATGAATTGCTGCACAATTAATTCGGTTCATTGAGTTAGTACATGCAATAGTAGTGTAATATGTATTTAGTTGTAGTTTGCATGTACTGACCCATCTTTTTGCTGCGGCATATCGTATGATTTTATATTCCAAGATATCACATCAGGGAAAAATCCAGATGTAGATTTGTTGTACTCTTGGATGTCAGCAGAAATTTGTTGTCTCTATACAAATATAGATAATTAGATGTTTCTGTACGCATGCAATTTGAAGACAATATGTAGTAGAAGAAACAGTACCAGAGCCCTGATAGTGTCTATTGTCACACTTAATGGAAATAATGAGTCAAGAACTTGGAATTCTTGCTTGGGTGTGTGCATGATCACGGTAGTCCAGTGATTGTTCGATATGTTAACTGGAAAATATGCCTGTGTCACAGGAAAAATTGTCATTGCAATGTAAATTAGTATTACTACTAAATTTCGTCATATTGATGGAATACTTTACCTTCTCCCGCTTAAAATATTCGTCGATAACTCGTTGAATGCTTCCAGTTCTTACAGCTAGGTGATCATCGttgttattttttttgttttgtggcCTTTGCGATGTGCGTCTAGCAGGAATGATGACCTCCACGCTGCACATAAGTACCGATCATCCCCAACACGAAGAGACAAATCTCCAATGTAAGCATCGATAACCTGAAAAACAAAGGTTTCGTGTAGTTAACACACAAACATACATGTGCATAATtcaaacattaaaagtatttgCACAGTTGAATCGTCAGCAACATACTTACATCATCTGTACACCATTTATGGTCTAGAACAACTTTAAGCCGTTGTGATGTCAACGTGACGCCAATATCATTTTTTT includes these proteins:
- the LOC124672328 gene encoding putative F-box/FBD/LRR-repeat protein At4g03220, with translation MEHLEGDTAAEHAELSAGGGCSEDCLSALPDDVLLHILRVLGSTTTAARTSVLSRRWRRLWALLPDLYFVLGANPDSLRGALAALEAISDDEAPPLRKLYFFVFSEHASPDSLATWLPIAARRLTGLLHVIILSDAGEDGRGAFELPCFERATEMKLLLGFLSLTLPPSGVFARLTDLYLEKLHLHGPCGIGDAVSSPRCPSLQRLQVVNAQGLGNFAIHSESLLKIRLEKSCGLQQLTIVAPALKELIVLYCFAHDSDPSQPVADIAAPQLVSLHWSDAYHPSSVQFSEMAQLKLLGATFFLVDEADGYEHNRDCVRLLRHFQDVSTLTLELAYMPEDIEEDLGEHHYLMEDMARLPYFTFLTLLITAKGHSFGASSFHVLRTCTSIRKLMLIFSSSLDLEAEPACASGCLCDHPHQTGKLRNLC